The nucleotide sequence tttaggattctaatgcaatttatacttattttatatctaATATTGATTATAGAATATActgatttataaataatttaagttattttaaataatactcCGCATATGAgcaattaatgaaaaatataaatgtttttaattatactaaatttataccaaaaatatgaaagtaatatttttttgccAAACGGAGAGGTTACAGTATCATTCATCAAATTAATTTATCTTACAACATCATTATGATTTCGTTGACCCTGAAACCGCCTTTAATTCGCTTCAATTCATTGTTCAACCTCCCTATCTTCCAACAACTCATCGAACATTCTTTTTGACTTTAAAGAACCGGTAAGTTAGTCAAACACTACATTAACAACTCAACCCAAAGTCATTACTAGCAGTGGCGGAGCCAGACCAACTATTTGACGGGGGcacataattaattataatactaaattaatataattagaaaaaaattattaataaatattagaaaCTGTTAATAACAACTATAAACTGTTTAAACAACAATAACACTAATTTTATTCAATTcataatacatttatattattatactttttttacaaatgttattaattacacataaaatatatacaatatataacaaTATGTCAGTGTCATACATAACTTTTTGGTCATCATatcatttaaaactaaattctaagttgttaaataaaaatgtttaatttattattttaatattaattagtatgaaTACAACTGTGAATGTTTACTATTAAAACAAGGAAATATGCTTCAAAACTATGaaaaggaaaataaagaaaagaactATGAAAAGTCAAACATCTCAATAATAACTAAAGAAATTGCTAACAAGGGAAAAAAAAAGGGAATAATAttacaacaaataaaaaagtagGAAAATGCTAATTTAACCATGTTGATGATATAGCGTAAACGTGTGATACAACACATTGATTATAatgcaaaaaggaaaaaaaggaaaCAGAGTAGGCGTCGAACCCGAGACACACTGATGTTGACCAGGGGCATCATTACCAACTGCTCTAACGAAACTATCAGGTCACATATGTAACTAAGAAGAATTTATAAGTAGTCGGGGGCACGTGCCCCCGTACCTGCCACTGTAGATCCGCCTCTGATTACTAGTCTACTAGATCAACTAATGTGGTAATTACTACTTTATCATCTTGCAAGCAATTACTTGAAAGAATACTAAATATAAACTTTTGTAAGATTAAAATCCATTTAAAGtactaaaaattctaaaaatacaaTCACCCctctatttttcaaaatattacaacGTCTACCAAACTAATTAATTTCATTCTCTTTTCTAATTCTCAACCATTCAAGCCGAGCCAAACACCAAACTGGATGATATGTTCTCGTTCATCGCGGACTTTTGGTGACGGTGCTCCCCTTCGTAAGTCACAACAAGCATGGTTGGATCATCCAATGCTCGTTCTACGTGTTTCCTTGCTGGACACCCTCTAAACGTACTACATTTGTAATATCCCCTGAATCATAAACAAATCACCACCGTTAGATCTCTACACGATCAAATCAGACAATTATATAAACGGTGGATAGTGAGAGTCCGATAGTTACCGTGGGTGTGGTGAGCCCTTAATCGGTTTTTGTCCGTATTTCCTCCATGAATACTCGTCCACTGGAATATCGGCAATCTTTGCACTTATCGCCGGTACTCTCACGCTTCTCTTCATCCGATTTTTCCTGctgtaattaataaataattacagttagtttaaatgattttaacaaacacaaaatgttaaaacaagtCAACGGTCAAATAAGtactttttaaaacattaacCTTCCCTACACAAAACGACAACAACACAATTAACTAGTCATTGTCTGGCGTGCTTTAAGTTTATGTCGTTGATATTTACGAAGTACGTTAACTGTCTGGTTAAGCCAAACCGGTTAAGAATCCGGAATATCAATTTGGTTCACAAATCAACTTACACTAGTACCATACTACCCAAGCAAGATGATAAAACCGGTTTAGAAAGTAGTAAACCGGACTATAATTTTATTACTATTGTTTCGTAACAATACCTTTTCTTGCAATGACACTTTCCGCTGCCGGAGCCAGAGATCTTGCCGGAAAAGTTCTGAGAGTGGTCATGCTCAAAGCATCTCTTTCTGTAAGGAAGACCAGCAAGCGGCGGTTTCCCCGAGGAAGCTACAGGCGCCGGAGCAAGAAAAATCGAAGAACCCTTGGATACACTCCCGTCGCCGGTGATCGCCGAAGACATGAAAGAAGAGTTCGAGGAGACGCTAAAGCACTCCTTTGCAAACTCAACAATCTCCGTGCTCTTGGTTTTGGCGCCAAATACGGTGGGTCCGGTGAAATCTAGCGTCAGGCTTTGCGGATGCGACTGAACAAAGCTCCCCGGAGTTATCACCGGTGCCGGAGGAGATAGCTGAGAAGGAGGCGTTTGGTGAGAAAcgggtggaagaggaggagatgCGGCGGAggaggatgaagatgaaggaGGGGACTGAACCGGTCCGCGTCTAAACCGGGCGTGACCGGTCCGGTTAAGGAGAGAGATGACTTTTTTGAATTTGGAGACGGTGAAGTCGGTGATCTCAGAGCAGCCAGCGTTATGGTCTTTAGGACGGTTAGAGAGAACACTGATCAGGTGTTCCATGCTTTTTAAGCCTTGCGATGCAGCTTCCTGCATAGCCGTTTGATCTTCCATCTTAGGAAAACGCATGATATCGACGGTCATGATGAAGTTatcaagagaaagagagaaaagttTGAAGATCTGGGAAAatggaagtttttttttaattatgagagcGAAAGTGGAAGATGGAAGATGAAGGAAGGTCGTGATATATGGGGAATGAAGTTGCAACCGGGTGA is from Brassica napus cultivar Da-Ae chromosome A4, Da-Ae, whole genome shotgun sequence and encodes:
- the LOC106446674 gene encoding probable WRKY transcription factor 17 (The RefSeq protein has 3 substitutions compared to this genomic sequence), coding for MTVDIMRFPKMEDQTAIQEAASQGLKSVEHLISVLSNRPKDHNADCSEITDFTVSKFKKVISLLNRTGHARFRRGPVQSPPSSSSSSAASPPLPPVSHQTPPSQLSPPAPVITPGSFVQSHPQSLTLDFTGPTVFGAKTKSTEIVEFAKECFSVSSNSSFMSSAITGDGSVSKGSSIFLAPAPVASSGKPPLAGLPYRKRCFEHDHSQNFSGKISGSGSGKCHCKKSRKNRMKRSVRVPAISAKIADIPVDEYSWRKYGQKPIKGSPHPRGYYKCSTFRGCPARKHVERALDDPTMLVVTYEGEHRHQKSAMNENISSSLVFGSA
- the LOC106446674 gene encoding probable WRKY transcription factor 17 isoform X2, with product MTVDIMRFPKMEDQTAMQEAASQGLKSMEHLISVLSNRPKDHNAGCSEITDFTVSKFKKVISLLNRTGHARFRRGPVQSPPSSSSSSAASPPLPPVSHQTPPSQLSPPAPVITPGSFVQSHPQSLTLDFTGPTVFGAKTKSTEIVEFAKECFSVSSNSSFMSSAITGDGSVSKGSSIFLAPAPVASSGKPPLAGLPYRKRCFEHDHSQNFSGKISGSGSGKCHCKKRKNRMKRSVRVPAISAKIADIPVDEYSWRKYGQKPIKGSPHPRGYYKCSTFRGCPARKHVERALDDPTMLVVTYEGEHRHQKSAMNENISSSLVFGSA
- the LOC106446674 gene encoding probable WRKY transcription factor 17 isoform X1, with the translated sequence MTVDIMRFPKMEDQTAMQEAASQGLKSMEHLISVLSNRPKDHNAGCSEITDFTVSKFKKVISLLNRTGHARFRRGPVQSPPSSSSSSAASPPLPPVSHQTPPSQLSPPAPVITPGSFVQSHPQSLTLDFTGPTVFGAKTKSTEIVEFAKECFSVSSNSSFMSSAITGDGSVSKGSSIFLAPAPVASSGKPPLAGLPYRKRCFEHDHSQNFSGKISGSGSGKCHCKKSYSRKNRMKRSVRVPAISAKIADIPVDEYSWRKYGQKPIKGSPHPRGYYKCSTFRGCPARKHVERALDDPTMLVVTYEGEHRHQKSAMNENISSSLVFGSA